Below is a genomic region from Sphingopyxis terrae subsp. terrae NBRC 15098.
ATGTTATGACCTATTCTGATCGATAGAAGGGTATCTTATCGATCATGCGTTGGAATTGGCAGCAGCCCGATTGGCCGAATTTCAGCTACGATGCTTCGCGGCCGCGGAACCGTGAGGACCAGTTCCTGAAGGGCGCAGGCTTTCTGGTCGGCGCCAGGATCCACCTAGACGCGGATGACCGGCAACATCTCTCCATAGAGGTTATGACGCAGGAAGCCGTCGACAGTTTTGCGATCGGGGCGAGATACTCGACCGTGCCAGCGTACAATCGTCGGTAGCCAAATACCTAGGCGTCAAAGCCAACCATCACCGTGCCAATGCAGCAGAAGCAGGCGCCGCAGAACTGATGGCAAACCTTTTCCAGAGTTATCGCGAGCCGCTCAGCGACAAAATGTTGTTTCATTGGCATAGCTTGCTCATGAACGGCGGGCACGATCTCGCGGACATCGGTCGATACCGGACCCACGCCGATCCGATGCAGATCGTCTCAGGAAATCTGCA
It encodes:
- a CDS encoding DUF4172 domain-containing protein yields the protein MRWNWQQPDWPNFSYDASRPRNREDQFLKGAGFLVGARIHLDADDRQHLSIEVMTQEAVDSFAIGARYSTVPAYNRR